A DNA window from Onychostoma macrolepis isolate SWU-2019 chromosome 13, ASM1243209v1, whole genome shotgun sequence contains the following coding sequences:
- the tmem39b gene encoding transmembrane protein 39B: MAGGRRGANRTTYCRSPLSSETGSVGNGNHSTSSPVTGVRSRTRNGSGPGMSSPPLATQTVVPLKHCKIPELSVDRNVLFELHLFVCHLTALFVHYVNIYKTVWWYPPSHPPSHTSLNFHLIDYNMLVFTIIVLARRLIAAIVKEASQSGKLSFPHSVFLVTARFAVLTLAGWSLCRSLIYLFKSYSVLSLLFLCYPFGMYIPFFRLSCDFRRTGSMSPFGSMSSKEVSSAALGRGGRDYLSVLKETWKQHTSQLYSVQPMPTHACCLSPDLIRKEVEYLKMDFNWRMKEVLVSSMLSAYYVAFVPVWFVKSTQYVDKRWSCELFILVSVSTSVILMRHLLPPRYCDLLHKAAAHLGCWQKVDPSLCSNVLQHIWTEEYMWPQGVLVKHSKNVYKAMGHYNVAVPSDVSHYRFYFFFNKPLRILNILIILEGAMIFYQLYSLMCSEKWHQTISLALILFSNYYAFFKLLRDRIVLGKAYSYSASASNQKVS; the protein is encoded by the exons ATGGCCGGAGGAAGAAGAGGAGCGAATAGAACGACATATTGTCGTTCTCCGCTGAGCAGTGAGACAGGTTCCGTTGGCAACGGTAACCACTCCACCAGCTCACCTGTGACAGGTGTGAGATCACGAACCAG GAATGGATCCGGGCCGGGAATGTCCAGCCCTCCGTTGGCCACTCAGACGGTGGTGCCACTGAAGCATTGTAAGATTCCAGAACTCTCCGTGGACCGGAACGTCCTGTTTGAGCTCCACCTGTTTGTGTGCCATCTTACAGCTCTGTTTGTGCATTACGTCAACATCTACAAAACAGTGTGGTGGTACCCCCCCTCGCACCCACCTTCACACACCTCTCTA AACTTCCACCTCATTGATTATAATATGTTGGTGTTCACCATCATAGTGCTGGCTCGCAGGCTAATTGCTGCCATTGTAAAAGAG GCATCACAAAGTGGGAAGTTGTCCTTCCCCCACTCTGTCTTCCTGGTGACGGCACGTTTTGCCGTTCTGACTCTTGCAGGATGGAGTCTGTGTCGTTCACTTATTTATCTCTTCAAGTCATATTCCGTGCTCAGCCTGCTCTTCCTCTGCTATCC GTTTGGAATGTATATCCCTTTCTTCCGACTCAGCTGTGACTTCCGGAGGACTGGATCCATGTCCCCTTTTGGCAGCATGAGTTCTAAAGAGGTGAGCAGTGCAGCTTTGGGCCGTGGGGGACGGGACTATCTGTCCGTCCTGAAGGAAACATGGAAGCAGCACACCAGTCAGCTGTATAGTGTTCAGCCCATGCCCACCCACGCCTGCTGTCTCTCTCCTGACCTCATCCGCAAAGAAGTGGAGTACCTGAAGATGGACTTCAACTGGAGGATGAAGGAGGTGTTGGTTAGCTCCATGCTCAGCGCCTACTATGTGGCATTCGTACCTGTTTGGTTCGTCAAG AGCACACAATATGTAGATAAACGCTGGTCCTGTGAGCTGTTCATCCTGGTATCTGTCAGTACTTCTGTCATTCTGATGCGGCACCTGTTACCTCCTCGCTACTGCGACCTGCTCCACAAAGCTGCCGCTCACCTGGGCTGCTGGCAGAAGGTCGACCCTTCGCTCTGCTCAAACGTCCTCCAACACAT ATGGACAGAAGAGTACATGTGGCCACAAGGAGTTTTGGTCAAGcacagtaaaaatgtttataaggcCATGGGCCATTATAACGTAGCAGTTCCCTCAGATGTCTCGCATTATCGTTTCTAT tttttcttCAACAAACCTCTTCGAATATTGAACATTCTTATAATCCTGGAAGGTGCAATGATATTCTACCAGCTATATTCACTCATGTGTTCAGAGAAATGGCATCAGACGATATCATTAGCTCTAATATTATTCAGTAATTATTATGCCTTTTTCAAACTGCTCAGAGACAGAATAGTTCTGGGAAAAGCATATTCGTATTCAGCCAGTGCCTCCAATCAGAAAGTCAGTTAG
- the ccdc28b gene encoding coiled-coil domain-containing protein 28B — protein MEDKRKKRSPKVSLPQPPPPPINPRKLSVLPASKSATFSLGLPQPPSPKPRGKYKRSVGAMGPSKEALAVPVIPPKNTRPHREKPRAPQPAGPSRVSQSSSPLQHSFLTDVSDVREMEGGLLNLLNDFHSGKLQAFGKVCSFEQLEHVREMQERLARLHFSLDSHVEELSEDQRKNASDRNLEHLLSNLEELSSSIQKLHLAENQDLPKTSST, from the exons ATGGAAGACAAGAGGAAGAAAAGGAGTCCCAAAGTGTCCCTTCCCCAGCCCCCTCCTCCACCAATCAACCCCCGAAAGCTCTCCGTTCTCCCAGCGAGTAAAAGCGCCACATTCTCATTGGGTTTACCCCAGCCCCCCTCTCCTAAACCCAGGGGCAAGTACAAGAGATCGGTGGGGGCAATGGGTCCGTCTAAAGAAGCTCTTGCCGTTCCTGTGATTCCCCCTAAAAACAcaag GCCTCACAGAGAGAAACCCAGAGCTCCTCAGCCTGCCGGACCCAGCCGCGTGTCCCAGTCCTCCTCACCACTCCAGCACTCGTTCCTCACTGACGTCTCTGATGTGAGAGAGATGGAGGGTGGACTGCTCAACCTGCTCAACGACTTTCACTCTGGAAAACTACAGGCTTTCG GTAAGGTGTGCTCCTTTGAGCAACTAGAGCATGTGAGAGAGATGCAGGAACGTCTGGCCCGGCTGCATTTCAGTCTGGACAGTCATGTGGAGGAGCTGTCTGAAGACCAGAGAAAAAACGCTTCGGACCGCAATCTGGAACACTTGCTTTCTAat CTGGAAGAATTGAGCAGCTCAAT ACAGAAACTCCACCTGGCAGAAAATCAAGACTTACCCAAGACCTCCAGCACCTGA
- the iqcc gene encoding IQ domain-containing protein C, translating into MNEQKWIQTLTRFQAQCRGYALRKGLSLVRTRFEEIVREIDGGLDHLQWRGNLIPRPHFTDTENLLLQYERSRFQSHDILDDSEREQKTENEGSEKSLPQSEIQVPERDEATETASRDTSTSVDGIVDKRGENVVIQNLMDESNTLCSTVNSDVSHYSLFQTGTHLRSIFKDTANTPDSLKQQRSTLAMELLWIQQAISSRKKYLILKQRMDVPH; encoded by the exons ATGAACGAACAGAAATGGATTCAGACGTTAACTCGATTTCag GCTCAGTGTCGTGGTTATGCTTTGAGGAAAGGTCTGAGTTTGGTTCGGACTCGGTTTGAAGAGATAGTGCGAGAGATTGATGGAGGATTGGATCACCTGCAGTGGAGAGGAAACCTCATTCCCAGACCTCACTTCACTGACACT GAAAACCTATTGCTGCAGTATGAGCGCTCCAGGTTTCAGTCCCATGACATTCTGGATGATTCAGAGAGGGAACAGAAGACAGAGAATGAGGGCAGTGAGAAATCTCTCCCACAGTCTGAAATTCAGGTACCAGAGAGAGATGAAGCTACTGAAACAGCCAGCAGAGACACTTCCACATCTGTTGATGGTATTGTGGACAAGAGAGGAGAAAATGTGGTCATACAAAACCTGATGGATGAATCTAATACACTATGCAGTACAGTGAATTCAGATGTCAGCCACTACAGCTTATTTCAGACAG GAACACATTTGCGTTCAATTTTTAAAGACACAGCTAATACTCCTGACTCTCTGAAGCAGCAGCGGAGCACTTTAGCCATGGAGCTGCTGTGGATTCAGCAAGCCATCAGTAGCAGAAAGAAA TATCTTATCCTCAAACAGAGAATGGACGTGCCACACTGA